The window GAACTGAATATTTGGTTTGAAGATTCAAGCTCACCTTGTTGTCGATTCCTGTTCATATCGCCAAATCTGATTCCATACTAATTTGGTTCGTTTGCTGGTTGCTTTTTCAACTTGATAGTTGATACATATGATATTTGAGAGGATTGGTGGTGAGGATCTTATCCCCAAAATCTCGGGTTGATCAATCCCCAAACGAGAGAGATCTCATCTTCAAAATCAGCTAAGTTTACCGTGGATTGCTGTTTTCATCGTGAAGAAGAAGTATAACTCTTCTTATATTTGTTATTAAAACCATATTTCTTGGTATTTACAGTTAAGCCCTGTCTATTAAGTTTGActtctttattcttttctttcttctcaaattcCAGAATACTCCTCCCTTTTCAACTTTAAATATCAATTAACCCTTATCATTGTCCTTTATTTCCTAACTCTTGAACttcaaaaaattacataattgcCATTACAATTAAATTTTGATTCATTCAtcacttgggtgggcccatagcaacCCATAATTCAGGGTTATTGAACCCGGGATCGCATCATCACCCTTCTCTATTCCCTTCTGAATTTTTTGGACTATTCGTAATTTCAATATGGGGGTTGATGATACAATTTTATTACCTTGGTCATTTTGAATTCAAATATACTTTACTTTGAGCGTTCAAGTTGATACAGTGGTCAGCTGGTTAACTAATAGTGAAACAAACCacatttattattataattaggGAAAAATAATTGCACAACAGcagctcaaaaatgaaattcacGCCCCCTCACATGTCACTTTCATGTGAGGGGGTGATGtgtcataaatgcccctcctattgtcagattccaaagggGGTTCCCTCATTCTCCCGAAACTATTCTCGGGCagtgtagggaaccctctcccttataaCTATCAGTTGACTTAGGGTTGGGGTTTTTGTTCATTTGTGTAATTGTAGTTGGTTAGGACCATAGTCCAACATTTTGCCGAAATCTCGGCGAAATTTCGCTTATTCGACATGCCTGAGACGAAACAGGAGGCGAAACCCAGAAGCAGCATAATTTGGGTCAAAATTTTGCTAATTTCAGTCACAAAAGGCGCTGTTTTGTCCAAATTTCGATTGTTTCTGTCATTTCGGTTGAACATTTTGGTCTTTTCGGCTGTTTGGCTCCCAAAATGGCCAAGCGAAACTCAAGGAAAAAATGCATTGTTTCGATTGAAATTTTTCTAATTTCGGTCTGTGACCGAAATGAGACTGAAATACatgtttttgaactatggttggGACTATGAGTTGCAAACAAGTCAATGGAGAAGGGATTGATATCTGTGGTGATTTCATGTGAAGGTCAAGACATGCTAGAAGAATTTTGAATTATATTCTGATCCAGGGAAATTAAAGGTTTCTCTTGTTTCCTGAGTCCTAACACATGCTGGTAGTTGTTTAAGGCCAGCATAAAAATTTATCCAATACTGTTGGAGATTGATACACTAACTTCTTATGATGTCACCCACCAATCCACCATGACTAATGAGGACCACCCATAGAGAGACATTTGTCTTAATATAACTGATGCTGAAAAATTAAGGAGGCTGCTTGATGCAGTTAAGGGTGTCCGATCGAACCAATTGGGCCTCCGAAGACTGTATTTTGGCCTGTGGTTGGATTTTATGGGCCttggggtttttatttttaggtttatTAAAGTAAGGAGCCTCTTTTATTAGCCTAAAAGTTGGGATTTTTAAGGGGAAAAACGAAATTAAGTATAAGATCAAGGTTGTGTGGGTCCTTAAGTAGTCAAATCTTGAAAGAGTCCTTTTAAGTTTAGTGTTTTATGTCGGTTGAGTTAGTTTAAACTTATTAGGAAGGTTAAGAGTCATTAGTGGCGTCAATTACTGTGATCATTATATATGTAACACCCCCTTTACAATAGAGTTGACTGAATGAATGGATTGGTTTGGTGTTTTGGAAGTCACCTTGTGTGGCTGAGCtgtcttctctcctcttccaaaatacaaaaaagatcTTTTCTCCATAAGATCTGTTTTCATACCcctttctcttatcttcttttctGTCTTATATCCTGTGCATGTTTATTCTATTATTTATGCTTAATTTAGTTTCTGGGTTATTCCTTGTTTAATCACCTGCTGAAACTGTCCATCGATTCTTCTGTTAAAATCAGTTCTTAGATCTGTTTTGTTAACTTATTGCTTATTGAAACAGATCACTATTTGCCACTGTTTCTGAATTCCCTGCAACTACCTATCGATTCTGCTAGTTTTCTGGTTTTCAGTTTCCTACCGCCGCAGAGGGGAGGATAAGGGGAACTATCACCAAGCATCATCGAAAAAGGCAACCATGAGCAGACTCTTACACGAGGCAATGGCTGGATATACTCCCCCATCAAATGCATATACTCTCATTACCTGCTCCACGTTAGGATACTTCAGTAAATCAAAATCCAACCATCAAATCTTCAAAATTTGAGGGTATATTCTACTGCATAATTAGACTAATTTGACCTGAATTTTAGTCAGATCAGATGCTCTGATTGAAATCGGAGTTCTTCCCTTGACCTGTGATCCTACACTACTGCTGGTTTTTGAAACCTGACTTCAGGCCATTTCAGACTGCATTGCTGCTCATATTTCCTTTGCACACGTAGACTTACCTGAATCAGGATGATGGTGGACTCAGAGCATTTCTAGGATTATTTTAGCATTTGCCTGGATTCTGTAGATGGTGTGGTTAAGAGGTGGTCCAGGGATTGGGTGTTCTTTTTATGTTGCTTCTTTAAGAACTCCGTTACTATTCCACATCTTCACTATTGTCATTATCCTGACTCCTGAGGCATTAGTAATGCAGCTAGTTCTTGTAGTTCTATTGTGCTAGTCTATACATGTGGTGATATCTTGCATGTATCAATCCCAATGTCATTCTTTCGTATGTAGTTGGCTTCACCCCAGTTAAATTTGTAATGGTCATGAAACCAAGACTTAGGAGTAAAAAAGCTTGAAACTACTAGAGCTGGAAACAGATAGAAAGCAGATAGAAACTTGGGTTGGTCTACAGATGCGATTCCAGTACAGGTGGTGTACTTTTGGGTCGGTAAGACTTCATATTGTGCAGGAGATCCATTATGATATTCCATCCATAAATCTGTCAATGGGATTCCAGATGGGTATTTTAGTCATCTACATGACTCCATCTTAGTGCAGCTGATTCTAAAACGCAATAATAGGTGAAGGAAATGACAGTATTCtgatttcttttctattttggcACTTTAGGTTGATATGGTCATAATCCCAGCAACAACTGGGCAGATGGGTGTTCTCCCTGGACACGTGGCCACTATTGCGGAGCTGAAGCCTGGTGTCATGTCCGTGCATGAAGGGAATGATGTTACAAAGTACTTCGTTAGTAGTGGTTTTGCATTCATCCATGCAAACTCCTATGCAGACATTATTGCTGTTGAGGCAGTACCAATTGATCGCATTGACCCAAACCTTGTCCAGAAGGGGCTCGCAGAGTTCACCCAGAAGCTCAGTACAGCCAATACTGACTTGGAGAAGGCTGAAGCTCAAATTGGAGTAGATGTCCACAGTGCTCTCAACTCGGCCCTCACAGGCTAGTGGTTCTTGATCAAGAAAAGTATAGTTTTCTTATATCTTTCTTTGGATTGCATGCATGGATGATGTATTCTCCTTTCTAGATTTTCCCTGATTTCAAGAACATTGAATAAACTTTTAGAAACAATGAACTTTGGAAAtgtttctctttccccttgtcttttctttttagaGAAGCATCTTACCTTGGGGGAGGTTGTAAGTTGTTCATTTTTGATGAATTTATTATATGACTTCGAAAGATTCTAACTTCTTGGATATAGTCTACCATACATTCTGAGTATGATCACTGTTTACTTTCTACTTAGTTCTGTTTTCGTGAGAGTCATGGGGGATTAAACCTGCTGAATGACAGACTTGCTACTTGTTTTGGATTATTGTTCTCAGAAGGAGATTAGTTATGGAAACAGTGAAGGGTGAGACATGATCCACTATTTAGTGATGCAAGTATCAGATGGAAATTAGAAAATCTTTGGTCTGTTTCCTCACAAAGACAAATATGTTGTATACTTGTATATATGTGCTTAAAAAATCATGTTTCAGAGTATCAGATGTGCattaaaaaggggggggggtggtttatTTTTAGGGGTAGTAGGGTGGTGTTGCAGATAAACTCTTCATGGAGGGGAAAATGAGGGTGTGTTTACGGCCTGGAGGTAGGGGATTTCCTAAGTAGGCAAATGAAAGAACACACACATCTACTTCCTACTTGAACAGTCACCCAAGATCTGCCTGTTTAGATTCTCTACATAACCTCTGTGGTGTTTCCCCAATTGTATTCTTAATAGAGTTTCACAGCTCATGCATGGTTCCAATGCTTCCTGTCACACGTTGCattgaaaattaaaatcattGATGTTAGTAACAGTAAATTAATGAGCATTTGTAGATATTACCTGCAAAGGGGATGCTTTAACTTCTATCTAGGAGGTGACAGGAGTGTGCAGTGCCTTCTGTGAAAACTCTCTCTGCAACATAAACAACAAAGATGATACCAATGGTCCAGAAATATGTTCCTTTTGACATAATTAGCATTTTCATAGATTAAAACAACAAAGATGATACCATATGtccctcctttcttctccttccttctgaTACATTTAATTGAGGATGTGCACCGAAAATGTAAATCAAAATTCTTATTCATGATTTATAAATGTTGCATCTTTGGCCAAAGATTTACCTTATCCAACTTTGGAAAACCAGGTACGAAGTCACAGAGCAGACCAATCCATTAAACTGCAAGCAAAGGAGTTTCAACTCATTGAGGCTCCTCCCAACTACTAGGGTTTGCTACACAAATCTTATTCTGATTTTCCACTTTATTTAATCCCATATCTATTGGAATAAGTGCCAAAATTAAAACTTTAATCCTTGAATTGTTTCtcatgttttaccaaaaaaaaaaaaaaagaatcgtTTCTCATGTAGAATTGGAGTATTTAATCTAATCTCATAGAGGGAGTTAAAGTTACTTGTTAGTCTACAAATGCAGACTCTTCACTCAATGTGgtatgaaagagagagaggacccGTAATTCAATCTCAACGAAAGTTATGGCCCTCGGAAGTTAGAACTAGATAATTAATATATTTGATCGGATTGGGTGATCTTTTGCTGGTCCAGTCGATTCAAGAATTTTTCTAAAATCTCCTATACATCAGTTTCATTGCACAACCTATACAACGTTGGACACCCTTTCCGAAAAGGTATTATGGTTCCCGTAACTCCATCCGAGCAAAAAGTTATGGCCCTCGGAAGTTGAGCAGAAAAATTAATATCTTTGATCGGATCAGGTGGTCTTTTACCTGTTCGACTGATCTAGGAATTGTTCTGAAATCTCTTCTACTTCAGTTTCATTGCACAACATATAGAGCGATGGATGCCCTTTACGAAAAGATATTATGGTGCCCGTAACTCCATTCTAAAGAAAAGTTCTGACCCTCAGAAGTTGAGTTAGAAAATTTATATCATCGACCGGATCGAGTGGTCTTTTGTCGGTTCAGCCGATCCATTAATTCTTATGACATCTCCACCACATCTCATTGCGCACCTATAGAGTGTTGAATGACCTTTCTGAAAAGGTATTATGGTTTTCGTAACTCCATTAAAATTAATATCTTCGATCGGATCGGGTTGTCTTTTGATAGTCCAATCGATCTAGTAATCCTTTAGAAATCTCCTCTACATCGGTTTGATTGCACACCCTATAGAGCATTGGGTGCCCTTTTCGAAAAGGTATTGTGGCTTTTGTAACTCCATCCTTACAAAAAGTTATGGCCCTCAAAAGTTAAGTTGAAAAATTAATATCTTCGACCGGATTGGGTGATCTTCTACCGGTCCAACTGGTCAAGAAATTCTTTTAAAATCTGCTCTACACCGATTTCATTACAAACTAAATAGAGCACTGAATTCCATTTCTGAAAAGGTATTATGGCTCCCATAATTCCATCTTAGCGAAAAGTTATGGCTCATGGAAGTTGAGCTGGAAAGTTAATATCTTCGACCGAATTGAGTTGTCTTGTGCTAATCTAGCCATTCTAGGAATTCTTCTAAAAATTCCTCTACATCGATGTCATTTCATAACATATAGAGTGTTGTATTCCCTTTATG is drawn from Telopea speciosissima isolate NSW1024214 ecotype Mountain lineage chromosome 1, Tspe_v1, whole genome shotgun sequence and contains these coding sequences:
- the LOC122646558 gene encoding ATP synthase subunit delta', mitochondrial-like, whose product is MLRQAPRLLARATSMARARTFSSADVPATPTVDSSFVEAWKKVIPNIDPPKTPLSFMHPRPTTPSSIPSKLTVNFVLPYQSELSGKEVDMVIIPATTGQMGVLPGHVATIAELKPGVMSVHEGNDVTKYFVSSGFAFIHANSYADIIAVEAVPIDRIDPNLVQKGLAEFTQKLSTANTDLEKAEAQIGVDVHSALNSALTG